From Paraflavitalea devenefica, the proteins below share one genomic window:
- a CDS encoding GNAT family N-acetyltransferase, with the protein MLIQHKQGKTKSMFYVEEGGKILAEMVYSMPNPDKMLIEHTEVDESLSGKGIGKQLVYAAVEYARSNDIKIIPLCPFAKSVFDRVKEWQDVLV; encoded by the coding sequence ATGCTGATACAACACAAACAGGGTAAGACCAAGAGCATGTTCTATGTGGAAGAAGGCGGTAAAATACTGGCCGAAATGGTATACTCCATGCCCAATCCCGATAAAATGCTCATTGAACATACGGAAGTAGATGAATCCCTCTCCGGCAAAGGCATTGGCAAACAATTGGTGTATGCCGCCGTGGAATATGCACGTAGCAACGACATCAAGATTATTCCGCTTTGTCCCTTCGCGAAGTCAGTCTTTGATCGGGTGAAAGAATGGCAGGACGTGCTGGTTTAA
- the trpC gene encoding indole-3-glycerol phosphate synthase TrpC, translating into MNILDKIIAHKKIEVAERKAATSIADLEKSPAFSRPVLSLKQFLLDDSKTGIIAEFKRKSPSKGIINGDADVVAVTTAYAQHGASGLSVLTDTTFFGGSTEDLVKARVNNIPILRKEFIIDEYQLVEAKAMGADVILLIAACLTPADVQRLARFAQSLQLEVLLELHDEEELAHICEETVLVGINNRNLKTFVVDIERSLAMAQRIPANKVKIAESGISSAENIRLFRDHGFRGFLIGENFMKEPNPGAAFEQFVKALH; encoded by the coding sequence ATGAACATACTGGACAAGATCATAGCGCATAAGAAGATAGAAGTGGCAGAGCGTAAAGCGGCGACAAGCATTGCTGACCTGGAAAAAAGCCCTGCTTTCTCCCGCCCTGTGTTGTCACTGAAGCAGTTTTTGCTGGATGATAGTAAAACAGGTATTATTGCCGAGTTTAAAAGGAAATCACCCTCCAAAGGAATTATTAATGGTGATGCGGATGTAGTGGCGGTAACAACCGCCTATGCACAACATGGCGCCTCCGGCTTGTCGGTATTGACCGATACCACTTTTTTTGGCGGCAGCACAGAAGACCTTGTAAAAGCAAGGGTCAATAATATACCTATCCTGCGTAAAGAATTTATCATTGATGAATACCAGCTTGTAGAAGCCAAAGCAATGGGGGCCGATGTGATATTGCTGATAGCAGCCTGCCTGACACCGGCTGATGTACAGCGTCTGGCCCGTTTTGCCCAAAGCCTGCAACTGGAAGTATTGCTGGAATTGCATGATGAAGAAGAGTTAGCGCATATTTGTGAAGAGACCGTGTTGGTAGGGATCAATAACCGCAACCTGAAGACTTTTGTGGTGGATATTGAGCGCAGCCTGGCCATGGCGCAGCGTATCCCGGCCAATAAGGTGAAGATCGCTGAGAGCGGCATCTCTTCTGCGGAGAATATCCGCCTGTTCCGTGACCATGGATTCAGGGGTTTCCTCATCGGAGAGAATTTTATGAAGGAACCTAACCCCGGTGCTGCCTTTGAACAGTTCGTTAAAGCACTCCACTGA
- a CDS encoding 2-dehydro-3-deoxyphosphooctonate aldolase yields the protein MKSLAVSSILALALLATACSSSRKTQYPELRSASSGAGNHAMLNDNAFKLTAIAEDSTYGYTEANPIKVGGGLQNGASNEKRFLNALLGPDGEAISYTRRGSCCHFKTPNGIMGGGLLDAYIVTWKGQEKPIILFINMYDPGELKAPKGFTFRQ from the coding sequence ATGAAATCCCTGGCCGTCTCCTCCATCCTGGCTCTTGCCTTGCTGGCAACAGCCTGCAGCTCATCCCGGAAGACCCAATATCCCGAATTAAGGTCTGCTTCTTCCGGCGCTGGTAACCACGCCATGCTGAACGACAATGCTTTTAAATTGACTGCCATAGCAGAAGATTCAACCTATGGCTATACAGAGGCCAATCCCATCAAAGTGGGAGGCGGGCTGCAAAATGGCGCCAGTAATGAAAAACGCTTTCTCAATGCCCTGCTGGGCCCAGACGGAGAAGCCATCAGCTACACAAGAAGGGGAAGCTGCTGCCATTTTAAAACGCCCAATGGTATCATGGGAGGAGGATTGCTGGATGCTTACATCGTTACCTGGAAAGGGCAGGAAAAGCCCATTATCTTATTCATCAATATGTACGATCCCGGTGAGTTAAAAGCGCCCAAAGGTTTTACCTTTAGACAATGA
- a CDS encoding anthranilate synthase component II, protein MTRILVFDNYDSFTYNLVHLVEKILHQKVEVFRNDQLPLEKVKVYDKIILSPGPGIPVEAGLLLPLIKEYAATKSILGVCLGHQAIGEAFGGKLVNLSTVYHGVATPCQVVNPQAPLFAGLPAEIEVGRYHSWVVSEEGFPKDLEITAREANNYIMALQHKKYDVQGVQFHPESVLTPMGEQILRNWLKN, encoded by the coding sequence TTGACCAGGATATTAGTTTTTGACAATTACGATTCATTCACCTACAACCTGGTGCATTTGGTAGAGAAGATATTGCACCAGAAGGTAGAGGTATTCCGTAACGATCAGCTCCCTTTGGAAAAGGTAAAGGTGTATGATAAGATCATTTTATCACCCGGCCCCGGCATCCCGGTAGAAGCGGGTTTGTTGTTGCCACTGATCAAAGAATATGCTGCCACGAAATCGATATTGGGCGTATGCCTGGGACATCAGGCCATTGGTGAGGCCTTTGGCGGCAAACTGGTCAACCTGAGTACGGTGTACCATGGTGTGGCCACTCCCTGCCAGGTAGTGAACCCCCAGGCGCCGCTCTTTGCGGGACTGCCTGCAGAGATAGAAGTGGGCCGTTACCATAGCTGGGTAGTGAGCGAGGAAGGGTTCCCCAAAGACCTGGAAATAACAGCGCGGGAAGCCAATAATTACATTATGGCCCTGCAGCATAAAAAATATGATGTACAGGGTGTACAGTTCCATCCCGAAAGTGTACTGACACCCATGGGCGAACAGATATTACGTAACTGGTTGAAAAACTAA
- a CDS encoding RBBP9/YdeN family alpha/beta hydrolase, with protein MNPIVFILPGLNNSGPQHWQTHWEQQYGFIRIHQQDWDTPYAEDWIDTIDAAVKQHPLEQVILVGHSLACCTIVYWARKFNRTIKGALLVGPSDVDAPSYPPGTSGFMPMPLYRLPFPSITVASSNDQYVSIDRAQLFAEAWGSRLVNIGNCGHINSASNLGLWPAGMTLLQQLY; from the coding sequence ATGAACCCGATCGTTTTTATCCTGCCGGGCCTCAACAACTCCGGTCCGCAACACTGGCAAACCCACTGGGAACAACAATATGGCTTTATCCGCATCCATCAGCAGGACTGGGACACCCCTTATGCCGAAGACTGGATCGATACCATTGACGCTGCAGTAAAGCAACATCCCTTGGAACAAGTGATCCTGGTAGGCCATAGCCTGGCCTGCTGTACCATTGTCTACTGGGCCAGGAAGTTCAACCGTACCATTAAAGGCGCTTTACTGGTAGGTCCCAGTGATGTGGATGCTCCCAGCTATCCGCCCGGCACCTCCGGCTTTATGCCCATGCCCCTTTACAGGCTGCCCTTCCCTTCTATCACCGTAGCCAGCAGCAACGATCAATATGTATCTATAGACAGGGCGCAGCTATTCGCTGAGGCCTGGGGCAGCCGGCTGGTAAACATCGGGAACTGTGGACATATTAATTCGGCTTCTAACCTGGGGCTGTGGCCCGCAGGTATGACGCTGCTGCAGCAATTGTACTAA
- a CDS encoding PQQ-dependent sugar dehydrogenase: MKWICTMLPALLLAVVTVSGNDSTKVKPKPWKATPVEENGGITLPAGFKAVVLADTVGRARHLVVTSKGDVYVMLFRLQQGKGILRLQDTNQDGVADKASTFGNYPGTGITIKNGYLYTSSNKEVFRYKLNDQQEVLHPDQPEKIITGLIDRGTHNTKSLVLDNAGNIYVNIGAPSNACQLEDRKKGSPSPDPCPLLDSVGGVWQFKADKLNQTYADGIRYATGIRNIMGLDWDNNNNTLYAMQHGRDNLNTLFPEMFNEEESAELPAEELFQIKQGDDFGWPYCYFDWQQNKKVLAPEYGGDKKKEGRCADKKKPIYAFPGHWAPNAFMFYTGNQFPERYKNGAFIAFHGSWNRAPKPQAGYFVVFLPFKDGMPSGKYEIFADGFAGESREPAKSRYRPCGLAQGPDGSLYISDDKKGRIWKVMYTKK, from the coding sequence ATGAAATGGATTTGCACCATGCTCCCCGCACTGTTACTGGCAGTGGTTACTGTCTCTGGTAATGATTCTACTAAAGTAAAACCCAAACCATGGAAGGCTACGCCCGTGGAAGAGAATGGAGGTATTACTTTGCCTGCAGGATTTAAGGCTGTAGTACTGGCAGATACGGTTGGCCGGGCCCGTCACCTGGTGGTTACTTCCAAGGGTGATGTATATGTGATGTTGTTCAGGCTTCAGCAAGGCAAAGGCATTTTACGTTTGCAGGATACCAATCAGGATGGCGTGGCAGATAAGGCCAGTACTTTTGGTAATTATCCCGGCACAGGCATTACCATTAAGAATGGTTATTTGTATACCTCCTCCAATAAAGAGGTGTTCCGCTATAAGCTGAACGATCAACAGGAAGTTCTCCATCCCGACCAGCCGGAAAAGATCATTACCGGGTTGATTGACCGGGGCACGCACAATACCAAATCATTGGTGCTGGACAATGCCGGCAATATTTATGTAAATATCGGCGCTCCCTCCAATGCCTGTCAACTGGAAGACCGCAAGAAGGGTTCTCCTTCTCCTGATCCTTGTCCGCTCCTGGATTCCGTAGGTGGCGTATGGCAGTTCAAAGCGGATAAGTTGAACCAGACTTATGCCGATGGCATCCGTTATGCTACCGGCATCCGCAATATTATGGGCCTCGACTGGGACAATAACAACAACACGTTGTATGCGATGCAGCATGGCCGGGATAATCTGAATACTTTATTCCCGGAGATGTTCAATGAAGAGGAGAGTGCAGAGCTGCCGGCTGAAGAGTTGTTCCAGATTAAGCAAGGCGATGATTTTGGCTGGCCTTATTGTTATTTCGACTGGCAGCAGAATAAGAAGGTGCTGGCGCCTGAATATGGCGGCGACAAGAAGAAGGAAGGACGTTGCGCTGATAAGAAGAAACCCATTTATGCTTTTCCCGGGCACTGGGCTCCCAATGCCTTTATGTTCTATACCGGCAACCAATTTCCGGAGCGTTATAAAAATGGCGCTTTTATTGCTTTTCATGGTTCCTGGAACCGGGCGCCTAAACCACAGGCTGGCTATTTTGTGGTATTCCTTCCATTTAAAGATGGTATGCCCAGCGGAAAGTATGAGATATTTGCGGATGGTTTTGCGGGCGAGTCGCGCGAGCCTGCCAAATCAAGGTACCGCCCCTGCGGACTGGCCCAGGGGCCTGATGGTTCCCTGTATATTTCGGACGACAAGAAAGGACGGATCTGGAAAGTTATGTACACTAAAAAATAA
- a CDS encoding anthranilate synthase component I family protein, whose protein sequence is MKKIAIQTNCKKMLADVFTPVGIYLRVRDRFRDTVLLESTDHHAAENSYSFICINAIAGMEITSTRSIEFKWPGEAPEKIAVKDVQEVPQLLWDFMQRFEVSGNGSKESRFAQGLYGYTTFDAVQFFDTIQLKSGSTTPEIPLMRYRLYQYVIAINHYKDELFICENVIRGLESDLSVVESLIRSRDVPVYPFKAQGEEVSNMTDAAYREMVSKGIQSCFRGDVFQIVLSRRFQQSFRGDEFNVYRALRSINPSPYLFFFDYGDYKLMGSSPESQILIQQGKAVVHPIAGTFKRTGDDETDKQEAARLLKDAKENAEHVMLVDLARNDLSRVCDEVDVAHYRQVQYYSHVIHLVSEVTGKVRPDSNPFELMAKTFPAGTLSGAPKFRAMELIDGYEPTTRSYYGGAIGFMGFDGSCVHAIMIRTFLSKQNTLYYQAGAGVVAASNPESELQEVNNKLGALKKAIVFAEEIS, encoded by the coding sequence ATGAAAAAAATAGCTATTCAGACGAACTGTAAAAAGATGCTGGCCGATGTATTTACCCCGGTGGGTATTTACCTGCGGGTACGGGACCGCTTCCGGGATACGGTATTGCTGGAAAGTACCGACCACCATGCAGCAGAGAACAGTTACTCCTTTATTTGTATCAATGCCATTGCGGGTATGGAGATCACTTCCACCCGGAGCATTGAATTCAAATGGCCGGGAGAAGCGCCTGAAAAGATCGCTGTCAAGGATGTGCAGGAAGTGCCGCAACTGCTCTGGGATTTTATGCAGCGTTTCGAGGTAAGCGGTAATGGCTCCAAAGAAAGCCGCTTTGCACAGGGCCTGTATGGCTATACTACTTTTGATGCGGTGCAGTTCTTCGATACGATACAGTTGAAGTCGGGCAGCACAACGCCGGAGATACCCCTGATGCGTTACCGGCTGTACCAATATGTCATAGCGATCAATCATTATAAAGACGAACTGTTCATTTGTGAGAATGTGATCCGCGGACTGGAAAGTGACCTATCGGTCGTAGAGTCGCTGATCCGCAGCAGGGATGTACCGGTATATCCTTTCAAAGCGCAGGGTGAGGAAGTATCGAATATGACCGATGCCGCTTACCGCGAGATGGTGAGCAAAGGTATCCAGAGCTGTTTCCGCGGCGATGTATTCCAGATCGTATTGAGCCGCCGCTTCCAGCAATCCTTCCGCGGTGATGAATTCAATGTATACCGCGCACTCCGCAGCATCAACCCCTCTCCTTATTTATTCTTTTTTGATTACGGCGATTATAAACTGATGGGCTCTTCCCCCGAATCACAGATACTGATCCAACAGGGAAAAGCTGTGGTGCATCCTATTGCCGGCACTTTTAAACGTACCGGCGATGATGAAACCGATAAGCAGGAAGCCGCCCGCCTGCTGAAGGATGCCAAGGAAAATGCCGAGCATGTGATGCTGGTAGACCTGGCCCGCAATGACCTGAGCCGGGTATGTGATGAAGTGGATGTAGCGCATTACCGCCAGGTACAGTATTACAGTCATGTGATCCACCTGGTAAGTGAGGTGACCGGCAAGGTACGGCCTGACAGCAATCCTTTTGAGCTGATGGCCAAAACATTCCCCGCCGGTACGCTGAGCGGCGCGCCCAAGTTCAGGGCCATGGAACTGATTGACGGGTATGAGCCTACCACCCGCAGTTATTATGGCGGCGCTATTGGCTTTATGGGATTTGACGGCAGTTGTGTACATGCTATTATGATCCGTACTTTCCTGAGTAAGCAGAATACGTTGTATTACCAGGCCGGGGCCGGTGTGGTAGCCGCCAGCAACCCGGAAAGCGAATTGCAGGAAGTGAATAATAAGTTAGGCGCTTTGAAGAAGGCGATTGTTTTTGCAGAAGAAATTTCTTAA
- a CDS encoding phosphoribosylanthranilate isomerase: MRVKVCGMTQSDQVEALAGIGAMFAGFIFYPKSPRYVFRHMTTTQIRKVNNINKVGVFVNATIEEVLHLVDECRLHMVQLHGDEPPKYCEKIADYVSVVKAFRLSDNDSVEWMIKPYMDMCDMFMFDTMGAGYGGTGKKFDWSVLKNNTIGKPFFLSGGIEPGDEEQLMAFSQDPVAKALFAIDINSKFEVSPGVKDMEKVKGFIGKLNV, translated from the coding sequence ATGAGAGTAAAAGTATGCGGCATGACACAATCGGACCAGGTAGAAGCGTTGGCTGGTATAGGCGCTATGTTTGCCGGCTTTATTTTTTATCCTAAAAGTCCGCGGTACGTATTCAGGCATATGACCACCACACAGATCCGCAAGGTGAATAATATTAATAAGGTGGGCGTATTTGTGAATGCCACGATTGAAGAGGTGCTGCACCTGGTAGATGAATGTCGCCTGCACATGGTACAGCTACATGGTGATGAACCACCCAAGTATTGCGAGAAGATCGCGGATTATGTTTCTGTGGTAAAGGCATTCCGGCTCAGTGATAATGATAGTGTGGAATGGATGATAAAGCCCTATATGGATATGTGCGATATGTTTATGTTCGATACCATGGGCGCCGGGTATGGCGGTACCGGCAAGAAGTTCGACTGGAGCGTGTTAAAGAATAATACGATCGGCAAGCCTTTTTTCCTGAGTGGCGGCATAGAGCCGGGCGATGAAGAACAGCTTATGGCCTTTTCACAGGACCCGGTAGCGAAAGCGCTGTTTGCCATTGATATCAACAGCAAGTTTGAAGTGAGCCCCGGTGTAAAGGATATGGAGAAGGTGAAAGGGTTTATTGGGAAGTTGAATGTATAA
- the trpD gene encoding anthranilate phosphoribosyltransferase, with the protein MKKILQLLFEHKTLSRAAAKEVLVNIGKGIYNEHEVTSFMTVYLMRSITIEELQGFRDALLELCVPVDLNGHATIDIVGTGGDGKNTFNISTLACFIVAGTGQKVAKHGNYGASSISGASNVMEQLGYQFKNDKERLKKEVEDANICFLHAPLFHPALKTVGPIRKNLGVRTFFNMLGPMVNPASPAFQLVGVYNLEMARIYNYLLQQTEKSFTIIHGLDGYDEISLTNDTKVITNEGERVMTPEQLGKRMVMPQDIFGGNTVEEAAKIFVKILGGQGSWSQNAVVLANAAMALHCTGQYKKYDDAYAAAVESLESGKAQQALEKLVALQ; encoded by the coding sequence ATGAAAAAGATACTTCAGCTATTATTTGAACATAAGACACTGAGCAGGGCTGCTGCCAAAGAAGTGCTGGTGAATATCGGCAAGGGTATTTATAACGAACATGAGGTTACCTCCTTTATGACCGTGTACCTGATGCGCAGTATCACCATTGAAGAGTTACAGGGCTTCCGCGATGCCTTGCTGGAGCTTTGTGTGCCGGTAGACCTGAACGGGCATGCCACGATTGATATTGTAGGCACCGGCGGTGATGGCAAGAATACGTTCAATATTTCCACGCTGGCCTGTTTTATTGTAGCCGGCACCGGTCAGAAGGTAGCCAAGCACGGTAATTATGGCGCTTCTTCTATCAGCGGCGCTTCGAATGTGATGGAGCAACTGGGCTATCAATTCAAGAACGATAAAGAGCGTCTGAAGAAAGAAGTGGAAGATGCCAATATCTGTTTCCTGCATGCACCGCTGTTCCACCCTGCGTTGAAAACGGTAGGTCCCATCCGGAAGAACCTGGGTGTGCGTACTTTCTTCAATATGCTCGGCCCTATGGTGAACCCTGCATCGCCTGCCTTTCAACTGGTAGGGGTGTATAACCTGGAGATGGCCCGTATTTATAATTATTTGTTACAGCAAACAGAAAAGTCGTTCACCATTATCCACGGGCTGGATGGTTATGATGAGATATCCCTGACGAATGATACGAAGGTGATCACGAATGAAGGGGAGCGGGTGATGACGCCGGAACAACTGGGCAAGCGCATGGTGATGCCGCAGGATATTTTTGGCGGCAATACGGTAGAAGAAGCGGCTAAGATCTTTGTGAAGATATTGGGCGGGCAAGGTAGCTGGTCGCAGAATGCGGTGGTATTGGCCAATGCAGCTATGGCCTTACATTGCACCGGCCAATATAAGAAATACGATGATGCTTATGCCGCTGCTGTGGAAAGCCTGGAAAGCGGGAAGGCGCAGCAGGCGTTGGAAAAATTGGTAGCGCTGCAGTAA
- the hisB gene encoding bifunctional histidinol-phosphatase/imidazoleglycerol-phosphate dehydratase HisB, with protein sequence MKRVLFIDRDGTLINEAPPTYQLDSFDKLTFYPGMFEYMGRIAREFDYELVIVTNQDGLGTEAFPEDTFWPLHNLVMKSLEGEGIRFSATYIDRSFPKDNAPTRKPGTGMLTQYINNPAYDLENSYVIGDRITDVQLAKNLGCKAIWLNNDAALGAAEISDQVVALRPVIALETTQWSTIYEYLRLGLRRVVHERNTNETQIRIELNVDGSGKAQIITGLGFFDHMLDQIARHGKMDLTVRANGDLHIDEHHTIEDTGIALGEAFAKALADKRGMERYGFALPMDEADAKVLIDFGGRNWIVWNAEFKRERIGEMPTEMFFHFFKSFSDAAKCNLHIECHGDNEHHKIEAIFKAFAKAIRMAVKRDPLSNYLPSTKGVL encoded by the coding sequence ATGAAGCGTGTGTTGTTTATTGACCGGGATGGTACCTTGATTAATGAAGCGCCTCCTACGTATCAACTGGATTCTTTTGATAAGCTTACTTTTTACCCGGGCATGTTTGAGTACATGGGAAGAATTGCCCGGGAGTTTGATTATGAACTGGTGATCGTGACGAACCAGGATGGCCTGGGTACAGAAGCCTTCCCGGAAGATACTTTCTGGCCTTTGCATAACCTGGTAATGAAGAGCCTGGAAGGTGAAGGCATCCGCTTCAGCGCTACTTATATTGACCGGTCATTTCCCAAAGACAATGCACCTACCCGCAAGCCCGGTACCGGCATGCTGACCCAGTATATCAATAACCCGGCCTACGACCTGGAGAATTCCTATGTAATAGGCGACCGTATTACGGACGTACAACTGGCCAAGAATTTAGGCTGCAAAGCCATCTGGCTGAATAATGATGCTGCCCTGGGTGCGGCAGAGATCAGTGATCAGGTAGTTGCGCTGCGCCCGGTGATCGCGCTGGAAACTACCCAATGGAGTACGATCTATGAATACCTGCGATTAGGATTGCGCCGGGTGGTGCATGAACGCAATACGAATGAAACGCAGATCAGGATTGAGCTGAATGTAGATGGCAGTGGTAAGGCGCAGATCATTACGGGTCTTGGTTTCTTTGACCACATGCTGGACCAGATAGCCCGTCATGGCAAGATGGACCTGACGGTGCGCGCCAATGGTGACCTGCATATTGATGAACACCATACGATTGAAGATACCGGTATTGCTTTGGGAGAGGCTTTTGCCAAAGCCCTGGCCGATAAGCGTGGTATGGAGCGTTATGGTTTTGCCTTACCGATGGATGAGGCAGATGCCAAAGTGCTGATTGACTTCGGCGGCCGCAACTGGATCGTATGGAATGCGGAGTTCAAAAGGGAGCGCATCGGAGAGATGCCTACCGAGATGTTCTTCCACTTCTTCAAGTCATTTTCTGATGCCGCCAAATGCAACCTGCACATTGAATGCCATGGCGACAATGAACACCATAAGATAGAAGCTATTTTCAAGGCATTCGCCAAGGCTATCCGTATGGCGGTGAAGCGCGACCCGCTGAGTAATTATTTGCCGAGTACGAAGGGCGTGCTTTAA
- the hisC gene encoding histidinol-phosphate transaminase: MSFDLNNLLRENIKKLVPYSSARDEFKGEASIYLDANENSLGSPLRKWYNRYPDPLQIKVKEKLGEIKGVPVENIFLGNGSDECIDVLIRAFCDPGKDNIIICPPTYGMYEVSAHINDVAIKKVPLTPAFQLDLPAIEEAVDDYTKMIFVCSPNNPTGNSLDRGDIEVLLNNYFGLVVIDEAYINFSRFRSFTQELNDYPNLVIMQTLSKAWGLAALRVGIGFASTDIVKVMNKVKPPYNINQASQDLVLQALEEVGQVNDMIREIVAQRGELEKVLPALPVVQQVYPSDANFLLVRVTDAKAIYQYLLQEGIVVRDRSNVTLCEGCLRITIGTAAENEALIQSLKKYAAQPA, from the coding sequence ATGAGTTTTGATCTGAATAATTTATTAAGAGAGAATATCAAGAAACTGGTGCCCTATTCTTCGGCCCGTGATGAGTTTAAGGGGGAAGCCAGCATTTACCTGGATGCGAATGAGAATAGCCTGGGCTCACCGCTCAGGAAATGGTACAACCGCTATCCTGACCCCTTGCAAATAAAAGTAAAAGAGAAACTGGGCGAAATAAAAGGTGTGCCTGTAGAGAATATCTTCCTTGGCAATGGCAGTGATGAATGTATTGATGTGTTGATCCGCGCCTTCTGCGATCCGGGGAAAGACAATATCATTATTTGTCCGCCTACCTATGGCATGTATGAAGTGAGCGCCCACATCAATGATGTGGCCATTAAGAAGGTGCCGCTCACGCCTGCTTTCCAGCTCGACCTGCCGGCTATTGAAGAAGCGGTAGACGATTATACCAAGATGATCTTTGTCTGTTCGCCCAATAACCCCACCGGTAACTCCCTCGACAGGGGCGATATTGAGGTATTGCTGAATAATTATTTCGGCCTGGTGGTAATTGATGAGGCGTATATTAATTTTTCCCGCTTCCGGTCTTTTACACAGGAGCTGAATGATTACCCCAACCTGGTGATTATGCAAACCTTATCCAAGGCCTGGGGGCTCGCGGCCCTGCGCGTGGGGATTGGCTTTGCTTCCACGGATATTGTTAAGGTGATGAATAAGGTGAAGCCGCCTTATAATATCAACCAGGCTTCACAGGACCTCGTACTGCAGGCGCTGGAAGAGGTAGGGCAGGTGAATGATATGATCCGCGAGATCGTAGCGCAGCGGGGTGAACTGGAAAAGGTGTTGCCTGCTTTACCGGTGGTGCAGCAGGTATATCCATCAGATGCCAATTTCCTGCTGGTGCGGGTAACAGATGCCAAAGCGATCTACCAGTATTTGCTGCAGGAAGGCATTGTGGTGCGGGACCGCAGTAACGTGACCCTGTGTGAAGGATGTCTGCGTATTACTATTGGTACGGCTGCGGAGAATGAGGCCCTTATTCAATCGTTAAAAAAGTACGCCGCGCAACCGGCGTAA
- a CDS encoding c-type cytochrome: MRKTFLLITCAGTLLLMAAQTKPKPVPKKVMENGKKVYDTYCLPCHQQDGSGVPNMTPTLVKTNWVTGDKTKLVQVVLKGMKGVEVDGETYENVMAAHDYLTDQEIADVTTYIRNSFGNKASLITPAEVKGIRAKTK, from the coding sequence ATGCGAAAGACATTCCTGCTGATCACATGCGCCGGTACCCTGTTACTGATGGCTGCCCAAACAAAACCCAAGCCCGTCCCCAAGAAGGTGATGGAGAACGGTAAGAAGGTATATGATACGTATTGCCTGCCCTGTCATCAACAGGATGGCAGCGGTGTTCCCAATATGACGCCCACCCTGGTGAAGACAAACTGGGTAACCGGCGATAAAACAAAGCTGGTACAGGTGGTCCTGAAAGGTATGAAGGGCGTGGAAGTGGATGGTGAAACGTATGAGAATGTAATGGCTGCCCATGATTATCTTACCGACCAGGAGATTGCGGACGTAACGACCTATATTCGCAACAGTTTTGGTAATAAGGCGAGTTTGATCACGCCGGCGGAAGTGAAAGGGATACGTGCCAAGACGAAGTAA
- a CDS encoding GNAT family N-acetyltransferase — MVTVRVAEERDLPEILTIYNDIIVHTTAVYDYQPHTAAMRKQWWDTKQQQGFPVFVAEENSRIVGFSSIGPFRAWAAYKYSVENSVYVAADVRGKGIGKLLIPPLIDAATRLEMHTILAGIDASNEASIKLHAGFGFEEVAHFKEVGYKFGRWLDLKFLQLILKTPVKPVEI, encoded by the coding sequence ATGGTAACTGTTCGTGTTGCGGAAGAAAGAGATCTTCCTGAAATATTGACGATCTACAATGATATCATTGTACATACTACGGCGGTATATGATTATCAGCCGCACACGGCTGCCATGCGGAAACAGTGGTGGGATACAAAACAGCAGCAGGGATTCCCGGTGTTTGTAGCAGAAGAAAACAGCAGGATTGTGGGATTCAGCTCTATTGGTCCCTTCCGGGCCTGGGCAGCCTACAAGTATTCGGTAGAGAATTCAGTATATGTGGCAGCAGATGTACGGGGTAAGGGCATTGGCAAGTTGTTGATACCACCACTGATTGACGCGGCCACCAGGCTGGAGATGCATACGATCCTGGCCGGTATTGACGCCAGCAATGAAGCCAGTATCAAACTGCATGCAGGATTTGGATTTGAAGAAGTGGCGCATTTCAAAGAGGTGGGTTATAAGTTTGGCCGCTGGCTTGATCTGAAGTTCTTGCAGTTGATATTGAAGACGCCGGTAAAGCCGGTAGAGATATAA